The region CAATTCGATATCGCCCTTTCTGAATTGATGTAGGACACCCATGGATGTGATTCTCGACGAATCCAGTCTTGCTCCTTGTGATGGCTGGAGTCCCTCCCAGCGCATCCAGACCATGGCATTGACTCTTAAGGCACTAGATCAATTGGGATGCGCACGGGTTTTGCGTTCCGTGCGTACCGCAGCCGACGAGGATATTGGCCAAGGACGCGGATTGCGAGGATGGTGCTTCGACAAGGAAACCAATCGCGATGCGGGAATGTTCATTGCCCAGCGCCTGGGTAAACAGCCGTTCATCGATGGAGCAGACGGGCTGTTCGCTGCGGTTGAAGGCGAGCGCGCCATAGAAGGTAGCGTACGCGGCGTTACGGTCGTTGGCCTGGCATTCGCCGCGATAACCGGCAATGCCAGCGTAGCTCTCGGAAGCACAGAGTTGCCTCGCTGTGAGTCTGTCGAAGTCGATCTCACTACGCTTGATGTTGAAGAAAATATTCAAGAGGTAGTCCAAGTCTGCTGTGTGGTGACCGAAGATGATGTTCTCGGGCAAAGTGGACCAATCAAGCTGGGCATCGAGGGTTCAGTAGTTGACGGCCACCAGTTGCTTGCGCGCGCCTGTGAACTATTTCCTCGGCTGCACTTCGGCCCTAGGGCTGTGGAGCAGATTGGTGCGCTTACAGGAAGCGAACCAGTATTCCACCAATTATTCCGTCATCTTCGAGCTTTGGACCAGGGCGCAGCATCATGGCCGCCTGATACACCATATTCCCCGGCTGGAGCAATCACATGGAGCCGAGAGTCCAATGCTACGCTTAATCATGGGAACCATGGTCCTCTGCGCGATTTTTCCATGCCCAATGGCTTCATACCACGTCGCTGGAGCGACCATACCAAGCTAAGTGGTGGCACTGGTTTCCGACTCTATTTCCACCCTGAAAGGACAGAGGAAATGGCCGTGGTGTTGATTGGGTATTTCGGAGGCCACCTGCCAACCGTCCGATTTGGCAGTTAGTTGCTGTAATAGTCCGGCAACATACATCACCCCTCCTCTGGTGCTGGTAAAGCCAGTCGTGTAATTGCCATCTCAAACAACCGATTTGCTCGTGTAGCCTGTCATGCCGGTTTCGGTGCAACCCCACCATTTGAATGGCTGGGATGCCAAATGAATAGCCGACTGGTGGTCTGATTTCCAATACTGAGTTTGATGAAATCAGTACCACATTGCCAACCTCCCAGCCTATATTTAGACGACTGTTTTAGAGGAGACCGGAGAACGCGAACCACGCCGCCCGCCTGATACCGCATAACCCGATTTCAGACCGATGTCTTGAATGTTTTAGGCCAGTAGTACTTATGCAATATGCGCAAGCAGCTACTTAAACAATAGCATCCAAACTCCTAAAAATCACTTCCCCGCCCCAGTCACGAGAGCCTGAAATCTGCCAGCAAGCTGATTTGTCCCTCATGCCGGGCTTTGTTGTAGTAGCACTCATCGGCAGTGACCAGCACAGCGCCAGGGGTGTGCAGTGCCACAGCGTGGTACAGCGTGTCAAACAGGTGGTGCTGATAGCGCAGGGCCAAGTCAAGGGCGGTGGCATAGGTTTCTGGACTGGACAGGGTGCGGTGGCTGATGTCCAAAAAGTCCAACAAGTCGTCCTGCGCGTTGGACGGTAGAAGTGAATTGGCCTGAGCAGAGCCCCAAATAGAACTTGGCGATCAGGCCGCCATTCGATACGGCATGCCCCCTGTCCAATGCTGGTGAATGTAGCCATTGTTGAGCAAAAGACTTGTTACCGTCTGCTCGCTGATGTTGAACTCGGTGGAGGCTTCTTCGATGGCATATGAAGAAAAATCACTGCCCAAGAAGGATGTCAATGCATCGATGGGGCAAAGAAACTCAGCGGCAAAAGCGCGCTGGTACTTCTGACGGGAAGTCGCCAGGTCGGTTGATGCAAGCCAGCGCGCTTCGCAAGTTGAGGGACGCAGGTACTCGCCCAAGAAGCGTGCCAACTCGAAGCGTTTCCCGGCAGGGCTGTGCCTGCGCGGAACGAACTTCAATTGGTGATCATTCATCGGCATCGCAACCGCGACTGGCGACCGTCCTGCTGGCGCGGACCAATTGGCAACGGCTTCACTGCTCATGCCAAGCAGGTCATGCAGACTGCGGTCAGAAACTGGGGCACTGACATTGCCCATATTGTGACGAAGCGCACGAGCGTCATGAATCGCGCGCTCCCAGGGTGCCCCATGGTCCAGGTGATCAATGCTGTCAGGCGATATCTCGGGAGTACCAAGAATTCCGTCAGCGCTGGCCAGCCGCCCAATGACTGCCAAATCTGGGGTTGCTCCCGACGCGGAAATCGCCGGTGCCAGTTCTGACAGCGCCACATCTCCGACCTGGCTCTCCCACTGCAGGGCGGCGTTCAGCGCTTGTTCCGGGCACTCTTCAGGGTCGAATCCCAATTCGGCTTCCAGCTTCCTTCGGCGAACCGCCTCGGGATCTGCGAGATCTTCCTGCACGATGGCCCACAAGTGCGCCAGACTCGACCCAGCGAGCTGCTT is a window of Rhodoferax lithotrophicus DNA encoding:
- a CDS encoding ImmA/IrrE family metallo-endopeptidase gives rise to the protein MAELRINAKWMAAASGEPEVTATAALIDMSVDNISLTRNQDIWAETVRDNVFVSAYPLAMWFASSWWRLNHEPLPPQQPGNDWRMVHELGAANHGFVWPRVIFVPDGEAIHVWAGASTTPDQSVQYLQALETPKLITLAGFQQSVERFMHSVLARLDAKQLAGSSLAHLWAIVQEDLADPEAVRRRKLEAELGFDPEECPEQALNAALQWESQVGDVALSELAPAISASGATPDLAVIGRLASADGILGTPEISPDSIDHLDHGAPWERAIHDARALRHNMGNVSAPVSDRSLHDLLGMSSEAVANWSAPAGRSPVAVAMPMNDHQLKFVPRRHSPAGKRFELARFLGEYLRPSTCEARWLASTDLATSRQKYQRAFAAEFLCPIDALTSFLGSDFSSYAIEEASTEFNISEQTVTSLLLNNGYIHQHWTGGMPYRMAA